In the genome of candidate division WOR-3 bacterium, one region contains:
- the uvrB gene encoding excinuclease ABC subunit UvrB: MMKFKLKAPFKPTGDQPEAIEKLVAGIEAGKKFQTLLGVTGSGKTFTIANVIERVQKPTIVISHNKTLAAQLYGEFKQFFPENAVEYFISYYDYYQPEAYVPEIDLYIEKDASINEEIEKLRLCATSSLIERRDVIIVASVSCIYNLGEPWEFKESLFPIDINKSLTRDEILERLVDLQYARNDLELKRATFRVRGETMEIHPSHRDYGIRLYFSGERIEEIRVFDILTGDTIEKKERVVIYPAKYFISNKSRLERAIASIEEELEERVQELKEQGKLLEAQRLTQRTRFDIEMIREFGYCPGIENYSRHLSGRKPGERPYCLLDYFPKDYLMVIDESHVTIPQIYGMYRGDRARKEILVEYGFRLPSCLDNRPLKFEEFETLINQVIFTSATPGDYEIEKCDGKFVEQIVRPTGLVDPKMTIRPTTGQIDDLLNEIKKRAERKERVLVTTLTKRLAEDTAEYLSEMGIRVKYLHSEIAPIDRVEILRELRLGKFDCLVGINLLREGLDLPEVSLVAILDGDKEGFLRDARSLIQTAGRAARNVRGEVIIYADHITSSIRRALAETERRRQKQIEYNKRHNITPKSIEKSYEQVIKTTVVADAKGDYDKEIEEISEEDKIKLLEILTEEMKKAAENLEFEKAAKIRDKIKEIREELSQETLKFIRRKKRRSETS; this comes from the coding sequence TTGATGAAATTTAAGTTAAAGGCACCTTTTAAGCCAACCGGTGACCAGCCGGAAGCGATTGAGAAGTTAGTGGCGGGAATAGAAGCAGGCAAAAAATTTCAGACCCTTTTGGGCGTCACTGGCTCTGGTAAGACCTTTACTATTGCCAATGTTATTGAGAGGGTGCAAAAACCGACGATTGTCATCTCCCACAATAAGACCCTTGCCGCCCAACTCTACGGTGAGTTTAAGCAGTTCTTTCCAGAAAATGCGGTGGAATATTTCATCTCTTATTATGACTATTACCAGCCCGAAGCCTATGTCCCGGAGATTGATTTGTATATTGAAAAGGACGCCTCCATCAATGAAGAGATTGAAAAATTACGGCTCTGTGCCACCTCCTCTTTAATTGAAAGACGGGATGTGATAATTGTCGCCTCGGTCTCCTGTATTTATAATTTAGGTGAACCCTGGGAATTTAAGGAGAGTCTATTCCCAATTGACATCAATAAGTCTCTAACCCGGGACGAAATCTTAGAAAGATTGGTTGACCTCCAATATGCCCGAAACGACTTAGAGTTGAAACGCGCCACCTTCCGAGTTCGGGGTGAGACAATGGAAATCCATCCCTCCCATCGGGACTATGGAATTAGACTTTATTTCTCCGGAGAAAGGATAGAAGAGATTCGGGTATTTGATATCTTAACCGGGGACACCATAGAGAAAAAAGAGAGGGTTGTCATCTATCCGGCTAAGTATTTTATTAGTAATAAATCCCGTTTGGAAAGGGCGATTGCCTCAATTGAAGAGGAATTGGAAGAGAGGGTCCAAGAGTTAAAAGAACAAGGGAAACTCTTAGAAGCCCAGAGACTTACCCAAAGGACGAGATTTGACATAGAAATGATTAGAGAATTCGGTTATTGCCCAGGGATTGAAAATTATTCCCGGCACCTCTCCGGTCGGAAACCCGGAGAGAGGCCTTATTGTCTTTTAGACTATTTTCCGAAGGATTACTTAATGGTCATTGACGAATCCCATGTCACAATTCCGCAGATTTACGGGATGTATCGGGGTGACCGGGCAAGAAAGGAGATTTTGGTGGAATATGGCTTCCGCCTTCCCTCCTGTCTTGATAACCGACCATTAAAATTTGAGGAGTTTGAAACATTAATCAATCAGGTCATCTTCACTTCTGCTACCCCGGGCGATTACGAGATTGAGAAGTGCGATGGAAAATTCGTGGAGCAGATTGTCCGACCGACGGGTTTAGTTGACCCAAAGATGACTATCAGACCAACCACCGGACAGATTGATGACCTATTAAACGAGATTAAGAAAAGGGCGGAAAGAAAGGAACGGGTACTGGTAACAACTTTAACCAAAAGGTTAGCCGAAGATACGGCCGAATATTTGTCAGAGATGGGGATTAGGGTAAAGTACCTCCATTCCGAAATCGCGCCCATTGACCGAGTGGAGATTTTAAGGGAGTTGCGTCTGGGAAAATTTGACTGCTTAGTGGGTATAAATTTACTCCGAGAAGGTTTAGATTTACCTGAGGTCTCCTTAGTGGCAATCCTTGATGGTGATAAAGAAGGTTTTTTAAGGGATGCCCGTTCTTTAATCCAGACTGCCGGTCGCGCCGCCCGTAATGTCCGGGGAGAGGTAATTATCTATGCCGACCATATCACCAGTTCCATTAGAAGGGCATTGGCGGAAACCGAAAGAAGGCGGCAGAAGCAGATTGAGTATAATAAAAGGCATAATATCACACCGAAGAGTATTGAAAAGTCTTACGAGCAGGTGATAAAGACAACGGTCGTTGCTGATGCCAAAGGGGATTATGATAAGGAGATAGAAGAGATTAGCGAAGAGGATAAGATAAAACTCTTAGAGATTTTGACCGAAGAGATGAAAAAAGCTGCAGAAAACTTAGAATTTGAAAAGGCGGCAAAGATTCGGGATAAGATTAAAGAGATTCGGGAAGAACTCTCCCAAGAGACCCTAAAATTCATCCGGCGGAAAAAGAGGCGAAGTGAAACTTCTTAA